The genomic region ttcttatccatatatataatattatactttGTGTGAATTGGTGATTTTGGCTTTGGTGCAGGGATTCCAGGGTTGGATGAGTCTTACTTGCCCAGATGGATTGGTTATGGCTTTGGTTCACTTCTGCTCTTGAATCACTTTCTTGGGTCTGACTCAGCCACTGTTACACCGGCTCAGCTTGtaagaaaatttgaagattGAAACTGAActgcatttttgttttatatttttctttttttgtttggttaagtttgttTACTTTTCTGGGGTGTGTTTCAGTTGTGTTTTTCCTTGTTGTGTAGAGTACAGAGGTTTTGGGTCTGTCTTTGGCTTCCTTCTCGATTGTGCTGCCTTACCTTGGTAAATTTCTCAAGGTAATTAACTAGCTTTGTCCATGTAGAATTAATTCAACGTTTCTACcctgaataaaattaataatttcagtTAGACTTGGAGATATatacaacaacgccttatcccactaggtggggtcggctacatggatcaacttccgccataatgttctatcaagtaccatacttctatccaaatcattaagttcgagatccttttttataacctctcttatagtctttttgggtcttcctctgcctcgaattgtttgccttctctccatctggtctactctcctcactacagagtctaccggtcttctctctacatgcccaaaccacctaagtctattttccaccatcttctctacaataggcgctactccaaccctctctctaatagcttcatttctaattttatcctgtcgagtcttaccacacatctaccgcaacatcctcatctccgctacacctactttattctcatgttggctcttaactgcccaacattctgttccgtacaatatcgccggtcttaccgcagtccgataaaactttccctttagcttgatcggtacctttgcatcacataacacccccgatgcttttctccatttcatccatcctgcttgaatgcgatgattcacatccccttcaatttctccatcatcctgtattacagacccaagatatttaaaccgtgtgacttgagggataatatggtctcctattttcacctctgagttttTTCCCTCCATAGACTTGGAGATATATATGGAGGGAAAAAACTTAGATCCAGTTCTATAAGTattgtttgtgttgttttccGGTGGTTTGAATTGAGTTTCACATCGGTAACAAAAGTTTGCATTTAAGGATTATGAAGATTACGGAAGTGAAACTCCAATTTTGATTAGAGATTAATCCAATCAACACCTAAGAAACCGTGTTTAAGTTTCGTCCTATTTGGGCTCCATAAATTCATCAGCCTTCCAGTTTCAAGAAGactactctttttcttttttcctttttgatatgtataacaattaaataactctactttttttttcacgGTTTAAATTGTGGTTGTGTCTGCAATTTTGTCATAATCCTTAATATTGCTGAAAATTGCAGACAAATGTGGCCAATGTATGTAGCTGCAATTGTGGTTGCAGAGGTGTGAAAAACCTTGATGCTGTTGCTGCAATTGTAGTTATGTACTgatttttaaaaccttgcttTTGTAtgtaagtaaatataaatatatatagagctcaaatatgaattttttcatttaagatATTGATCCTCAACCCAAACTGGGAAACTGTTAGGGTGCTCAACCAGTGGATGAAAAGACTATACCGGATGGTACAGAGCAAATATTTGTCATGTCAACAGATAGAGTGGATGGCCTGAAGGAGGACCTGGCTTGGGCATCATATGTTCTGTTGTGCAATACAAATGCCATAGCTATGGTATGTCTtgtatattatcattattaatttaaagaaactCATGGTAGGTTGATTGCTGTTGGGGTTTTTCATTTGTAGGTTACCTTTAAATACCACTTTTATTGTGaatgaaaaaccaaaaacatatgATAGGTTTACcctaaaatgaagaaaaggaaaaagccaaaagGGGCAATGATATGGATGGTTGTGATCATACAATAATATTTGTTGTGTTGATTTGAACTATATTTGTTTAAGGTGAAAGTTCGAAATTACTAGTTCAAAAGGTAAACTTGTCAAGTAATCAATGTGTAAATTGCTTGTCATTTCTGCTAGAGTATATGGATTACTCAGCCTGCTGAGCTGACAGAGGTTATTAGGACTGATTAGATTTGTCAGAAGTTAGCTACCCATACAGTTAGATGTTTACATTGTAGATAAAGGTTATCATGTAAAATATACATAGCAAACTcgatgttctttcatcagttcaatccAGAGTTACTATTCATTTTCTCCATCTTGCTCTCTTTCTTTCTGCTGTTAAGCATTTATTCTTCTACCTTATTCTTGCACAATTTTCAATCTGTTCAGCTAATTTTTATTCAAGGAGAAATATGTGCAAGGGGATACTGGAACATACCGGATGATACATCAAAAGAAATTCTTCCTGGttggtttaagaaaaaaattgaaaatgctgGCCTATATGATTTGAAAGACACCCTATATTTTCCTCAAGATGCAggtattgataatattttttaagttttggtTAAGTAAGTATATGGAAGCTGAATTATGAAAGTAGCTGGTTTTTCCAGTTAATTGCTAGGAGCTAGAAAAGCATCTGCACAttcagttgattttttttaattgtctaGAACTAGAATATATGCCCAATTAAAATCTTAAACTAAAACGTGgttgaaaaaatgtttttacctAAGGTTATATCCCACAACAACTCTGTCTGGAacaaacatgttattttatgaAGTGTTTCCTTTATCTTGAAAGGTATTTGAccaaattgaaaattatgatcATGAAGCCTATGCCTATCCAACCTTTGCTCATTGACTTGAAAAGGATAGctgattttatttcaaatacacaGTAATGCTGTatcgtaatattttttatgcctCTGGTTGGATGGAGTATATATATGCTAAAGTTCTATTTTGTGCTTCAGCTTTTTTCCTGACTTTCCCCTTCTTTCCCTACTTActgattcaacaaaaaaaatcaggaactggaaatatttataaagatgTAGAACGCCATATGGAAACTGCCACATAAATTGTAGATCTTTTAGACTCTTATTAGGAGATATGTGCattgttgtgttttgttatttaCTAAACATTTACGACTCTTACAAAAATCTTTACTATGTATTTCTGTACAAGGGTCTTTAGCTGACTGAGTCGAGTCTAAGAAAAAACTTATTACTCAACTGAATATAaggctttaatttttttgactgAAAATATAAGGCTGCAATTAATAATATTAGCAatgaatttcttattttattaaatgaatccTTACTGGCATGAATTTCttactttattaaatgaatCCTTACTGGCATGAATTTCttactttattaaatgaatCCTTACTGGCATGAATTTCACTTCATGTTTAACATTGTATGGTTCTGTACTTTTGTTCAAAAATCTGAAAGTTTGATGAATGCTTCAGATTCTGAATTTCAGGATCTGGTACCTATAGGGACTCGCTGTCTTCTAATCCAACCAGTGTTACAAGTTTCTAATGAAAGTGATACTGGCTTGCAAAAACCTGGGGGATTCATTCTGCTGGCCTCAACTACAAGATATGCATTTAGCAATAAAGACAAAGCCTGGATTGCAGCCGTGGCAAACAAATTTAGAGGTAATAGCATTAGCATGTTTGAAGATTTGTAGAAGAGTTTAcacttcatttttaataaacaagTCTGGATTTCATAGGAGGCCTTTTTCTTCCTATTTAGATGTATGACTGTCATGTAGCTTTATTGTTGGTATAgctaatggattttttttatgctcATGTGAAACTGAAATAGGTGGCCTATAGCATATTTACAACCTTCTATGAAAATGATTCTAAGCATTTGAATATTTCATAAGATGTGTTTTTCAATTGTATCATTTAGTTGATTTGTAGATTTCAAGATATAAAGGAAATACTATGAAAATATTGGTTTGTTTACAACTCATTGTCTtatatcttaatttatatatgctTGAGAATTGAGTTGAAGTTCCATGAGCTGTAAATCTATTTAGCATATAGGTATTCTCTCCACCCACCTAATGTGTTTcttttattgataatattttgcAATTAATAAGCAAAGCCTTCTGTTTATCAAAGATTACAAGCGACATAACCGTAAATCTAATTCAATgatgagaataaaaaattaaagagacaAAGAACATTCTTCGTGGTTTGGTGTCTATTTGGATTATGTGAAACAAGGTTGTGTTGCAGGGTATTCTTTTTTACTCTAATGGTGTTTTGGACTTGATATAAGTTAGATCTTTGGCTTGGTATAAGTCCAAAAAGGGTAGGGCTCATTGTTTTTTTCTGATTGGTGTATAGATCCTTTAGCTCGTCTCTATCTGTCAATTCTATAAAACCTGGTGAAATCATTGAATACAGGTTGGAGTACCTCTTGCAATCTATTTTCTAATAAAGCTttgcacacacatatatatatatatataatgaaaaacagaaaaagaacatTTATTTGGTTGATACCTTTTAGGCCATATCATATGTTTGTACAATCTTTACTATTGGAAGGATTTGAATACCTCAATCAA from Glycine soja cultivar W05 chromosome 16, ASM419377v2, whole genome shotgun sequence harbors:
- the LOC114390877 gene encoding protein COFACTOR ASSEMBLY OF COMPLEX C SUBUNIT B CCB2, chloroplastic isoform X3, whose product is MNIVCFKPCIPSSLLCPRTSFRKFPLTIPRFSLQDSQQQQQQQQQQQLNLSVLRFTLGIPGLDESYLPRWIGYGFGSLLLLNHFLGSDSATVTPAQLGAQPVDEKTIPDGTEQIFVMSTDRVDGLKEDLAWASYVLLCNTNAIAMLIFIQGEICARGYWNIPDDTSKEILPGWFKKKIENAGLYDLKDTLYFPQDADSEFQDLVPIGTRCLLIQPVLQVSNESDTGLQKPGGFILLASTTRYAFSNKDKAWIAAVANKFRGQWIA
- the LOC114390877 gene encoding protein COFACTOR ASSEMBLY OF COMPLEX C SUBUNIT B CCB2, chloroplastic isoform X1, producing the protein MNIVCFKPCIPSSLLCPRTSFRKFPLTIPRFSLQDSQQQQQQQQQQQLNLSVLRFTLGIPGLDESYLPRWIGYGFGSLLLLNHFLGSDSATVTPAQLSTEVLGLSLASFSIVLPYLGKFLKGAQPVDEKTIPDGTEQIFVMSTDRVDGLKEDLAWASYVLLCNTNAIAMLIFIQGEICARGYWNIPDDTSKEILPGWFKKKIENAGLYDLKDTLYFPQDADSEFQDLVPIGTRCLLIQPVLQVSNESDTGLQKPGGFILLASTTRYAFSNKDKAWIAAVANKFRGQWIA
- the LOC114390877 gene encoding protein COFACTOR ASSEMBLY OF COMPLEX C SUBUNIT B CCB2, chloroplastic isoform X2 — its product is MNIVCFKPCIPSSLLCPRTSFRKFPLTIPRFSLQDSQQQQQQQQQQQLNLSVLRFTLGIPGLDESYLPRWIGYGFGSLLLLNHFLGSDSATVTPAQLSTEVLGLSLASFSIVLPYLGKFLKGAQPVDEKTIPDGTEQIFVMSTDRVDGLKEDLAWASYVLLCNTNAIAMLIFIQGEICARGYWNIPDDTSKEILPGWFKKKIENAGLYDLKDTLYFPQDADSEFQDLVPIGTRCLLIQPVLQVSNESDTGLQKPGGFILLASTTRYAFSNKDKAWIAAVANKFRGKV